From a single Collibacillus ludicampi genomic region:
- a CDS encoding Nramp family divalent metal transporter: protein MLDNQALNLSSPVLDDAHEGDIRGAFGTIRKQDTAPRKTWGARLRTLLAIMGPGLIVMVGDNDAGGIATYAQAGQNYGTSLLWVLLLLIPVLIVNQEMVVRLGLVTGVGHARLIFERFGRFWGAFSVGDLFIVNCLTLITEFIGIDLAMSYFGVSPYISVPISALLLIAITVTGSFRRWEAFMYLFILANFLVIPLAIWSHPHAGPVIHDFFVPHVQGGLNSDALLLIISMVGTTVAPWQLFFQQSNVIDKRLTPRWMSYERADTVIGAFVVILGAAALIIATAFAFQGTNLAGAFTDAGAVAKGLAEKVGPLSGAFFAIVLLNASLIGAASVTLSTSYAFGDVFGVKHSLHRNWRDALGFYVSYTILILISGGIVLIPHAPLGLITTAVQALAGVLLPSATVFLLLLCNDKDVLGPWVNKMWLNVVSSIIVGVLVMLSFILAVTTLFPDVNVQLLTVVLAGILVIGLLVAGLLYYRQRGKNPTYPESEQDRMTWRMPPLSTLPKPVWSKTRKLGMILLRGYLLVAVIMLIVKAVQLSLGH, encoded by the coding sequence ATGCTGGATAACCAAGCTCTCAACCTATCATCCCCTGTGCTTGACGACGCTCATGAAGGCGACATTCGTGGAGCGTTTGGAACCATACGCAAACAGGATACGGCCCCGCGCAAAACTTGGGGGGCTCGGCTTCGTACGTTACTGGCTATCATGGGTCCCGGTCTCATCGTCATGGTAGGCGATAACGATGCTGGCGGCATCGCTACGTATGCTCAGGCCGGGCAGAACTATGGAACGAGCCTGCTATGGGTGCTTCTGCTTCTCATTCCCGTATTAATCGTGAACCAAGAGATGGTCGTGCGTTTGGGTCTTGTGACTGGCGTAGGACACGCTCGCCTCATCTTTGAACGATTTGGACGTTTCTGGGGGGCTTTCTCTGTCGGTGATCTTTTCATCGTCAATTGTCTGACCCTTATCACAGAGTTCATTGGAATCGACTTGGCGATGTCGTATTTCGGAGTCAGTCCCTATATTTCCGTTCCAATTTCCGCATTGCTACTCATTGCAATAACCGTGACTGGCAGTTTCCGCCGCTGGGAGGCGTTCATGTACCTCTTCATCTTGGCGAACTTTTTAGTGATTCCGCTTGCGATCTGGAGCCATCCACATGCCGGTCCAGTAATACACGACTTTTTTGTTCCCCATGTTCAAGGTGGCCTGAATTCGGATGCACTGTTGCTCATTATTAGCATGGTTGGTACCACAGTTGCCCCTTGGCAACTGTTCTTCCAGCAGTCAAATGTGATCGATAAGCGCCTGACTCCGCGTTGGATGTCCTACGAACGGGCGGATACGGTCATCGGTGCATTCGTCGTGATTCTCGGTGCGGCGGCTTTAATCATCGCTACTGCGTTCGCCTTTCAGGGTACCAATCTTGCGGGTGCGTTTACCGATGCGGGTGCGGTCGCAAAAGGTTTGGCGGAAAAAGTCGGGCCGTTGTCGGGGGCCTTTTTTGCGATTGTCTTGCTAAACGCTTCACTGATTGGTGCAGCTTCTGTCACGCTCTCCACATCGTACGCCTTTGGCGATGTGTTTGGCGTCAAACATTCCTTGCATCGAAACTGGCGGGACGCTCTGGGCTTCTATGTCAGCTACACCATCCTCATATTGATATCCGGAGGGATTGTACTGATCCCCCATGCACCACTCGGCCTGATCACAACGGCGGTGCAGGCACTCGCGGGTGTACTGCTTCCGAGTGCAACGGTCTTCTTGCTCTTGCTGTGCAATGACAAGGATGTTCTGGGTCCTTGGGTCAACAAAATGTGGCTGAATGTAGTAAGCAGTATTATTGTCGGTGTTCTGGTCATGCTCTCATTTATCCTTGCCGTGACAACCCTTTTCCCTGACGTGAACGTACAACTCTTGACCGTGGTTTTGGCAGGCATTTTGGTGATCGGACTTCTAGTCGCTGGTTTGCTATATTATCGTCAACGAGGGAAAAATCCCACATATCCCGAATCTGAACAGGATCGCATGACTTGGAGGATGCCTCCATTGAGTACGCTTCCTAAACCGGTATGGTCGAAGACACGCAAGTTGGGCATGATCTTATTACGCGGCTATCTACTCGTAGCAGTCATTATGTTGATTGTTAAAGCTGTGCAACTTTCGCTTGGGCATTAA
- a CDS encoding DUF4337 domain-containing protein: MDENFGVENPLEKVEEELRELEEKEEKWEREEHKQRKFNNWIAVTISVYAVFSALSGLQESQITTDTLLEMDQAVLLQAKASDQWNYYDSKSTKNDVIKGLSQLVPALQGDALSKQNVLNEYQSSMKKFDSDKTTLQKQADDLEKQRDETIQHTNQLVLRHHKAGMATTFFQIAIVLASVASILRKKLFWYGSFGVASIGLIYLSSLLLSN; the protein is encoded by the coding sequence ATGGATGAAAATTTCGGAGTGGAGAATCCACTAGAAAAAGTTGAAGAAGAATTGAGAGAGTTGGAAGAAAAAGAAGAAAAGTGGGAACGAGAAGAGCACAAACAACGCAAATTCAATAACTGGATTGCAGTTACAATTAGCGTGTATGCAGTATTTTCAGCTCTTTCTGGACTTCAAGAAAGTCAAATCACAACCGACACCTTATTGGAAATGGATCAAGCAGTACTGTTGCAAGCAAAAGCTTCCGATCAATGGAATTACTACGATTCGAAAAGTACGAAAAACGATGTAATCAAAGGACTGTCCCAACTTGTACCTGCTTTACAGGGGGATGCATTAAGTAAACAAAACGTACTAAACGAATACCAAAGTAGCATGAAAAAATTTGATTCAGATAAGACAACTCTACAAAAACAAGCCGATGACTTAGAGAAGCAACGGGATGAGACTATTCAGCATACGAATCAACTGGTTCTTAGACACCACAAAGCAGGAATGGCAACAACTTTTTTCCAAATTGCAATCGTATTGGCTTCTGTGGCCTCTATCTTGCGAAAGAAACTTTTCTGGTATGGATCGTTTGGTGTAGCTTCCATTGGTCTTATTTATTTATCTTCGTTGTTGTTATCCAATTAA
- a CDS encoding phosphodiester glycosidase family protein: MFFKYQKKGRSSFPLKKKNNRITITMIMIIYMMISTAALVLYGPFENLRSAVIGAILTSRHPWLITPFYSASTLAKYRPVSLDTMDRGTMRTGDFANIHDNEIEVVPIQTAKYSGCLLIIHDPKRVHVAVTKYLNSVGETVSEMVKDSGSIAGINAGGFIDGGHGTGGIPLGITISRGKFISGDQTSREPVIGITKSGALIVGKYTFHELEQLGILDAVSFGPELVQDGKPYLKATDGSWGYAPRSAIGQRRDGAILLLALSGRGNGGIGASLLDCEQVMLEHGAYVAANLDGGYSSELYYKNQFLVPPSNPLGERYVATSFVVDGGNTT; encoded by the coding sequence TTGTTTTTTAAATACCAGAAAAAGGGGCGTTCATCATTTCCTTTGAAAAAGAAAAACAATCGCATTACCATCACCATGATCATGATCATCTATATGATGATTTCAACCGCTGCACTCGTTTTGTATGGACCTTTTGAAAATCTGCGCAGTGCAGTGATTGGTGCCATACTCACAAGCCGGCATCCATGGCTCATCACTCCTTTTTATTCAGCCTCTACATTGGCAAAGTATCGGCCTGTTTCCTTAGATACAATGGACCGGGGAACAATGCGGACTGGGGACTTTGCAAACATTCACGATAACGAAATCGAAGTGGTTCCGATTCAAACAGCCAAATATTCCGGCTGTTTATTGATCATTCATGATCCAAAACGTGTACATGTGGCGGTGACAAAATATTTAAACTCTGTTGGCGAAACAGTCAGTGAAATGGTGAAGGATTCCGGTTCGATCGCCGGTATTAATGCGGGAGGATTTATCGACGGTGGGCATGGTACGGGGGGAATACCTCTCGGTATCACCATTTCACGAGGAAAGTTTATCAGTGGAGATCAAACCTCGAGGGAACCTGTTATTGGAATCACAAAAAGTGGCGCACTGATCGTCGGCAAATATACGTTTCATGAACTTGAGCAATTGGGAATCTTAGATGCGGTCTCGTTCGGACCGGAACTTGTTCAAGACGGGAAACCTTATTTAAAGGCTACCGATGGATCCTGGGGCTACGCACCGAGATCAGCAATTGGTCAACGCAGAGATGGAGCGATTTTGTTGCTTGCCCTATCCGGACGGGGGAATGGTGGAATTGGTGCAAGCTTGCTCGATTGTGAGCAAGTGATGTTGGAACATGGCGCATATGTGGCAGCCAATCTGGATGGAGGATACAGTTCTGAACTTTATTATAAGAATCAATTTCTTGTACCTCCGTCGAATCCCCTTGGAGAAAGGTACGTGGCGACAAGCTTCGTCGTAGATGGGGGGAATACTACGTGA
- a CDS encoding VIT1/CCC1 transporter family protein yields MVAKKEKELLGIMKDLKIKLLIENWRREMEAVVLYKALAQKETDPKRKMILSQLADIEEKHTKLWEQELKTLGYSLDQLPSISLPKSLKKEEMLQRVLDVEHSNASWYKSQRNLIEDENLVQILNEIEEDEANHEGTVESFTEKKTVVSQLLEKIWDEEKWHRRHTGGWVGDVIYGVNDGLGAIFGIIAGVAGYTNSNHMILVSGFFGALASTLSMGAGAWLATKSENEVMEKELDRERKEVLENPEHEREELALLYQLKGFTKEESETIANRISQNPDQFVKTMAQEELGIHETNEGNPWVSAFYGSISTFVGGIIPLIPFFFLSGLPAMIIAGVVSILAHFAVGAAKSLITARSWWASGLEMMTAGIIVGVISYVLGYLGTILL; encoded by the coding sequence ATGGTAGCAAAAAAAGAAAAGGAGTTATTAGGGATTATGAAAGATCTTAAGATAAAATTATTAATCGAAAACTGGCGAAGAGAGATGGAAGCCGTAGTGTTATATAAGGCATTAGCTCAAAAGGAAACCGATCCCAAACGAAAAATGATTTTATCTCAGCTTGCAGATATAGAAGAAAAACATACAAAACTTTGGGAACAAGAACTTAAAACTTTAGGCTATTCCCTTGATCAATTACCATCGATTTCGTTACCGAAAAGCTTGAAAAAAGAGGAAATGTTACAGCGAGTTTTGGATGTAGAACACAGTAATGCTTCTTGGTATAAATCCCAACGAAATCTAATTGAAGATGAAAATCTCGTTCAGATTCTTAATGAAATCGAAGAGGATGAAGCCAATCACGAAGGGACCGTGGAATCCTTCACAGAGAAGAAAACAGTGGTAAGTCAACTACTTGAAAAAATTTGGGATGAGGAAAAATGGCATAGGCGGCATACTGGTGGTTGGGTCGGAGATGTTATCTATGGTGTCAACGATGGGCTTGGTGCTATTTTTGGAATTATTGCTGGAGTGGCCGGATATACCAATAGCAATCATATGATTTTGGTATCTGGTTTCTTTGGTGCTTTGGCAAGCACCTTATCCATGGGCGCAGGAGCTTGGCTGGCGACGAAATCAGAAAACGAGGTAATGGAGAAAGAATTAGATCGTGAGCGAAAAGAAGTCCTTGAAAACCCCGAGCACGAAAGAGAAGAACTGGCTCTTTTATATCAACTAAAAGGTTTTACTAAAGAAGAGTCTGAGACCATTGCGAATAGAATTTCTCAAAATCCGGATCAATTTGTGAAGACCATGGCACAAGAGGAACTTGGAATCCATGAGACAAATGAGGGCAACCCTTGGGTTTCCGCTTTTTATGGATCCATCTCTACGTTCGTTGGCGGGATTATTCCGCTTATTCCGTTTTTCTTTTTATCGGGTCTCCCTGCCATGATCATCGCAGGTGTCGTTTCTATACTCGCTCATTTTGCTGTTGGGGCAGCTAAAAGTTTAATTACCGCTAGAAGTTGGTGGGCAAGCGGTTTAGAAATGATGACTGCTGGAATTATTGTAGGTGTGATTTCCTACGTTCTAGGATATTTGGGTACAATTTTATTATAA